In one window of Porites lutea chromosome 8, jaPorLute2.1, whole genome shotgun sequence DNA:
- the LOC140946141 gene encoding uncharacterized protein has protein sequence MAWRDDGSGNLTVSGAKVSFTGSGNSKGNAIWSQGGTGSWEFKVTGSSGTWVGVSAEDKFAAVWGMKGLFYGGPGNLSDGSSLVTSNWGPKFGDGDVIGMWLEETGDKTVLAFSKNGSGLGVAFDISGYSGMEFRPAVSMDEPGQGVTISETATSNLAAFQLVPSPRQGVEGDWQGRFKLMIEKTGEGAWHIAAEVANIISCNVNQGADGKLVPGPAMSTMMMPPPELQQLENEATSILEGLTSLRREGETLVLEGGGKKEIFTAAAGPGPATKDRINWMC, from the coding sequence ATGGCATGGAGAGATGATGGATCTGGTAACCTGACAGTTTCTGGAGCAAAGGTTAGCTTCACTGGGAGTGGCAACTCCAAGGGGAATGCTATCTGGAGTCAAGGCGGAACTGGGAGTTGGGAGTTTAAAGTGACTGGAAGTTCCGGAACCTGGGTGGGAGTTTCTGCTGAGGACAAGTTTGCTGCTGTTTGGGGGATGAAGGGATTGTTCTATGGCGGGCCGGGCAACTTGAGTGATGGCAGTAGCCTGGTGACCAGTAACTGGGGACCTAAGTTTGGTGATGGTGATGTCATTGGAATGTGGTTGGAGGAGACTGGTGACAAGACTGTGCTGGCATTCTCTAAAAATGGAAGTGGACTTGGAGTGGCATTTGATATATCTGGCTACAGTGGGATGGAGTTCCGCCCAGCGGTTTCCATGGATGAACCAGGACAGGGTGTGACAATCTCTGAGACTGCTACTTCTAACCTGGCTGCTTTCCAGCTTGTTCCCTCTCCAAGACAAGGGGTGGAGGGAGACTGGCAGGGGAGGTTCAAGCTGATGATTGAGAAAACTGGAGAAGGAGCCTGGCACATTGCAGCCGAGGTGGCCAACATTATATCCTGCAATGTAAATCAGGGTGCTGATGGTAAACTTGTGCCAGGACCAGCCATGTCAACAATGATGATGCCGCCTCCAGAGCTCCAGCAGCTGGAGAATGAGGCTACCTCCATCCTGGAAGGTCTGACTTCACTCAGACGGGAAGGGGAAACCCTGGTGTTGGAAGGAGGAGGAAAGAAGGAGATCTTTACAGCTGCTGCTGGACCTGGTCCTGCCACCAAAGACAGAATCAACTGGATGTGTTGA